A genomic region of Halogeometricum rufum contains the following coding sequences:
- a CDS encoding DUF7846 domain-containing protein: protein MSRLSRHSRSLSARLRDALRRRPERAAAVLLVAAVGGLVLFLAVDLFPYHSVNDDEGVYLYQAAMLLEGRLFLRPGAIPTDAVRPWFFVVSEVGGETAMYGKYSPVAPAMFAVGRLLGDWNYALGLVAAGNAAGVYYLAAAAFDRRVGLVAVVALAASPLFLLTSATFLSYAPATALNLAFAVAYVRAARTDDYRWAVASGVAIGLAFFARPFTAVLFALPFIGHTLAVLWTGVRAGEDAVDPAFRRVLGRAVAVAVPGALGVGVALAYNAVVTGDPLLFPYAAFAPNDGIGFGPHEILGYERDYTVALAVETSAFVLEYFLTEWTPAGVVGSVLAAVGLGVAAWRRRASLSRYRPSLSGMTDGEVAAVVAGVFPAVFLGETYFWGTHNGLRNGLIDLLGPFYHFDALLPVSVFAAAGAVGIVRAVRDRLADRTTRRRARVAVAVLLLVAAPVVVTAERDALDRPFAENRQRTESLDATYDPFVERAADAPDGTAFEDALVFTPDTYGDWQAHPFQYLRSDPGFDGDVVYATDGSPERDMAVLTATNRTPYRFTYRGDWTAAFRPVTPEIQRLRVLSGASVDATTTVGAPANAESVSVRVETTEGYARYRVPASARENETVTVRWRVTPDGARATNLAFASGSDGAAVPLPDGASEVDLVATFVGQGGASVTYRQEATVDAGDDRIRVVWPPETRICRLTTECGNEGTWVGSDGSYVSGVTVETAATAANRSA, encoded by the coding sequence GTGTCTCGGCTCTCGCGTCACTCTCGGTCGCTCTCAGCTCGTCTGCGCGACGCCCTCCGCCGCCGCCCCGAACGCGCCGCCGCCGTCCTCCTCGTCGCCGCCGTCGGGGGCCTCGTGCTGTTCCTCGCGGTAGACCTGTTCCCGTACCACTCGGTCAACGACGACGAGGGCGTCTACCTGTATCAGGCGGCGATGCTGCTCGAAGGGAGACTGTTCCTCCGACCCGGCGCGATTCCGACCGACGCCGTCCGGCCGTGGTTCTTCGTCGTCAGCGAGGTTGGCGGCGAGACGGCGATGTACGGCAAGTACTCTCCCGTCGCGCCGGCGATGTTCGCCGTCGGACGGCTGCTGGGCGACTGGAACTACGCGCTCGGACTCGTCGCCGCCGGCAACGCCGCGGGCGTCTACTACCTCGCGGCGGCGGCGTTCGACCGTCGCGTCGGACTGGTCGCCGTCGTCGCCCTCGCCGCCTCACCGCTGTTCCTGCTCACGTCGGCGACGTTCCTCTCGTACGCGCCGGCGACGGCGCTGAACCTCGCGTTCGCCGTCGCGTACGTCCGCGCCGCCCGCACCGACGACTATCGGTGGGCCGTCGCCTCGGGGGTCGCGATCGGGCTGGCGTTCTTCGCGCGCCCGTTCACCGCGGTGCTGTTCGCCCTGCCGTTCATCGGGCACACGCTGGCCGTCCTCTGGACCGGGGTCCGCGCGGGCGAGGACGCCGTCGACCCCGCGTTCCGACGGGTCCTCGGTCGCGCCGTCGCCGTCGCGGTTCCGGGCGCACTCGGCGTCGGCGTCGCCCTCGCGTACAACGCCGTCGTGACGGGCGACCCGCTCCTCTTCCCGTACGCCGCGTTCGCGCCGAACGACGGCATCGGCTTCGGCCCGCACGAGATACTGGGCTACGAACGCGACTACACCGTCGCGCTGGCCGTCGAGACGTCGGCGTTCGTCCTCGAGTACTTCCTCACCGAGTGGACGCCCGCCGGCGTCGTGGGGAGCGTCCTCGCGGCCGTCGGCCTCGGCGTCGCGGCGTGGCGGCGGCGCGCGTCGCTCTCGCGGTATCGACCCTCGCTGTCGGGGATGACCGACGGCGAAGTCGCCGCCGTCGTCGCCGGCGTCTTCCCGGCCGTCTTCCTCGGCGAGACGTACTTCTGGGGCACGCACAACGGCCTCCGAAACGGCCTCATCGACCTCCTGGGGCCGTTCTACCACTTCGACGCCCTGCTCCCGGTGAGCGTCTTCGCCGCCGCCGGCGCCGTCGGCATCGTGCGTGCGGTCCGCGACCGGCTTGCCGACCGGACCACGCGACGCCGCGCCCGCGTCGCCGTCGCCGTCCTCCTCCTCGTCGCCGCGCCCGTCGTCGTCACCGCCGAACGGGACGCCCTCGACCGCCCGTTCGCGGAGAACCGGCAGCGAACCGAGAGCCTCGACGCGACGTACGACCCGTTCGTCGAACGGGCGGCGGACGCGCCCGACGGCACCGCGTTCGAGGACGCCCTCGTGTTCACGCCCGACACGTACGGCGACTGGCAGGCCCACCCGTTCCAGTATCTCCGGTCCGACCCCGGGTTCGACGGCGACGTCGTCTACGCCACCGACGGGTCGCCCGAGCGGGATATGGCGGTCCTGACGGCGACGAACCGGACGCCGTACCGCTTCACCTACCGCGGGGACTGGACCGCCGCGTTCCGGCCGGTGACCCCCGAGATTCAGCGGCTACGCGTCCTCTCGGGGGCGTCGGTGGACGCGACGACGACGGTTGGCGCGCCCGCGAACGCCGAGAGCGTCAGCGTCCGCGTCGAGACGACGGAGGGGTACGCGCGGTACCGCGTGCCGGCGTCGGCGCGCGAGAACGAGACGGTGACCGTGCGGTGGCGCGTCACGCCCGACGGCGCCCGCGCGACGAACCTCGCGTTCGCCTCGGGGTCCGACGGGGCGGCGGTCCCCCTCCCGGACGGCGCGTCGGAGGTGGACCTCGTGGCGACGTTCGTCGGGCAGGGGGGCGCGAGCGTGACGTACCGGCAGGAGGCGACGGTCGACGCGGGGGACGACCGGATTCGGGTCGTCTGGCCGCCGGAGACGCGCATCTGTCGGCTGACGACGGAGTGCGGGAACGAGGGGACGTGGGTCGGGTCCGACGGGTCGTACGTGTCCGGCGTCACCGTGGAGACGGCCGCGACGGCGGCGAACCGGAGCGCGTAG
- a CDS encoding ABC transporter ATP-binding protein: protein MSNSTTTTQPTDAPNRQSDDDGESDVVLELDGLQKSYGTEEVIHDLSLSVREGEILTLLGPSGCGKTTTLRLLAGLERPDAGAVRLNGRTVSGDDFVPPEERGVGVVFQEFALFPHLTARENIAFGLVDYSEAETDRRVDELLDLVDLPGQGDSYPDELSGGQQQRVALARSLAPEPDILLLDEPFSNLDVDLRVQMREEVRDILKEAGVTAISVTHDQEEALSISDRVAVMNDGNLEQVGDPEVVFQHPESRFVAGFLGYASFIPGYVSGNSVETDLGRVPREQIHGLAPEYDHTRIDVLVRPDDVSARACGADEEPSGRVTARRYLGPTFLYEVELETGERVQCMHNHDENVPDDGPVVVEIEAGHELAWFPREQRPEDDSRYGD, encoded by the coding sequence ATGTCAAATAGCACCACAACGACCCAACCCACAGACGCACCGAACCGGCAGTCGGACGACGACGGCGAGTCCGACGTCGTCCTCGAACTGGACGGCCTCCAGAAGTCGTACGGCACGGAGGAAGTCATCCACGACCTGTCGCTGTCGGTCCGTGAGGGCGAGATTCTCACGCTCCTCGGCCCCTCGGGCTGCGGGAAGACGACCACGCTCCGACTCCTCGCGGGCCTCGAACGACCCGACGCCGGCGCCGTCCGACTGAACGGCCGGACCGTCTCGGGCGACGACTTCGTGCCGCCCGAGGAACGCGGCGTCGGCGTCGTCTTCCAGGAGTTCGCGCTGTTCCCGCACCTCACCGCCCGCGAGAACATCGCGTTCGGACTCGTGGACTACTCGGAAGCGGAGACGGACCGCCGCGTGGACGAGTTGTTGGACCTCGTGGACCTGCCCGGACAGGGCGACAGCTACCCCGACGAACTCTCGGGCGGGCAGCAACAGCGCGTCGCCCTCGCGCGGTCGCTCGCCCCCGAACCCGACATCCTCCTGCTCGACGAACCGTTCTCGAACCTCGACGTGGACCTGCGCGTGCAGATGCGCGAGGAGGTGCGCGACATCCTGAAGGAGGCGGGCGTGACCGCCATCTCGGTCACCCACGACCAGGAGGAGGCGCTCTCCATCTCCGACCGGGTCGCCGTGATGAACGACGGCAACCTCGAACAGGTGGGCGACCCCGAAGTCGTCTTCCAGCACCCCGAGTCGCGCTTCGTCGCCGGCTTCCTCGGCTACGCGAGTTTCATCCCCGGCTACGTCTCCGGCAACTCCGTCGAGACTGACCTCGGGCGCGTCCCGCGCGAGCAGATTCACGGGCTCGCTCCCGAGTACGACCACACGCGCATCGACGTGCTCGTCCGCCCGGACGACGTGTCCGCGCGCGCCTGCGGCGCCGACGAGGAGCCGTCCGGCCGCGTCACCGCCCGGCGCTACCTCGGCCCGACGTTCCTCTACGAGGTGGAACTGGAGACGGGCGAACGCGTCCAGTGCATGCACAACCACGACGAGAACGTGCCCGACGACGGGCCCGTCGTCGTGGAGATAGAGGCCGGACACGAGTTGGCGTGGTTCCCGCGGGAGCAGCGACCCGAAGACGACTCCCGCTACGGCGACTGA
- a CDS encoding glycoside hydrolase family 15 protein: MRLRTALNEYKRDNGRFPEEFPTRDGAFSGHGDRLVYVGPTGSLRDYSSALSGLYGVDRSRFAIEANGEMRWFDTLDTVRQHYYRETSLVETEYDAGEYTVHQYDLTLGRAHVTHVELRGAIPTDAHLTAFLTFAPEGRETRVGRLIHEGGGPNGTQAVEVFHRDEHDYVTASTGLDDVRGQIPERFDEMLSDEVFEFPREAVLDRYEDTHLSGDIVVSAPLEPDGRAARTTLVTQLSDHEVLSREEALSDLTHCALEHASADSIRAAARERAEVYVPDHVPREDLVRSDLRALSLLTAPTGAHIAGPEFDPFYAHSGGYGYTWFRDEAEVSRYLLAADDRLDLELTDRLATSAEFFCDTQLADGSWPHRAWAVDGSLAPGWAHSRVENSKKPEYQADQTASVVTFLANVLERRDQMDPELVGEIRDSIERGVDCLDGSLEDDGLPETCQNAWENMVGRFTHTAATFLQAYATVAQAPVTDSLADHAAEQASVVFEGIDRLWDDEYEVYGLRLQGDSLDSRLDSATFSLVDAFAAYDRLESLSETVLDQLESHMETALTDLYRETDAVAGLVRFEDDWWRVAEQDEPKIWSLSTAWGANAAATLAVLLDDYGRPKEADLFLEEATKLYDLLRPDGPFTTAGGYLTEQVFDDGGADSAAPLGWSHAMRLHATALLAEYDALPAPKPAPSGPESRPRWTTGEKYGVGTVADHTEEDASRVWFTLTEGSLTEVRFPRVDLMNLRTLDMLVVDADPESTYTARTHNETRRDDAADTIERRAEMVEDDSLLFRHVITESGDGRGHEWTLTVEYATDPEHDALLADVSFEAEDGHEYDVFAMADTALVNTGDKDRGLRLGQMGSYHLVARDAGAYDQEGEVRPLLIDENGEEYSVAVAMTAAGRFDWATVGVAGSDHLAGLFSEGELPNAQERVDNENVVLVGRIGSGARLKETLALGFAEHADTAAALGEAAGALTRGYETVRTGYADSWANFLADKELPTSVQDDETLANQYRACLMSLRAVEDKTFLGAGIASPSVPWGEAVTSEEPKGYGYNFVWSRDLYQVFTVFDAVGDVETAIDALEYIYEYQQDKRGFIPQNTYLNGRTRWGGEQMDNISFPAVMAYTLSQRGVDFDDVGYDYVNVKRSADYVARNGPPTAQERWEEEAGYSPSSIAAEIAGLASAAAIAIDEGHDADALIWLALADDWTDSVESWTATRTGTERHDETPYYVRVTRDGDPDAGHLRTLANNGPTLDEREIIDGGFLELVRLGIKPPSDEVMQNSVTEMDNTIRVDTPYGPAFYRYNGDGYGERERDEEGAPWSIESKGKGRLWPIFTGERGEFELLNDTEEDALQPENLLQTMAGFANSGRMLAEQVWDREHSTDYNWEFGEGTGAATPLAWSMAQFVRLAHGVEAGEPVETPEFVRRRYIETDRPESPKLQVSTRFMGDNLVVSGRTNAAVVAVKTPSETALVEPEDGSFEASLRIEHGENQVTVAAATDADLTAAGTRVTRFTL; this comes from the coding sequence ATGAGACTACGGACCGCGCTGAACGAATACAAGCGCGACAACGGGCGCTTCCCCGAGGAGTTTCCGACTCGGGACGGCGCGTTCTCTGGCCACGGCGACCGGTTGGTCTACGTCGGACCGACCGGATCTCTCCGCGACTACTCGTCTGCACTCTCCGGACTGTACGGCGTCGACCGGTCACGGTTCGCCATCGAAGCGAACGGCGAGATGCGGTGGTTCGACACGCTCGACACGGTTCGACAGCACTACTACCGAGAGACGAGCCTCGTCGAGACGGAGTACGACGCCGGCGAGTACACCGTCCACCAGTACGACCTCACGCTCGGCCGGGCGCACGTCACGCACGTCGAACTCCGCGGGGCGATTCCGACGGACGCGCACCTGACGGCGTTCCTGACGTTCGCTCCCGAGGGCCGCGAGACGCGCGTCGGCCGCCTCATCCACGAGGGAGGCGGGCCGAACGGGACGCAGGCCGTCGAGGTGTTCCACCGGGACGAACACGACTACGTCACCGCCTCGACGGGACTGGACGACGTGCGCGGGCAGATTCCCGAACGGTTCGACGAGATGCTCTCCGACGAGGTGTTCGAGTTCCCCCGCGAGGCGGTGCTGGACCGCTACGAGGACACGCACCTGAGCGGCGACATCGTCGTCTCCGCACCGCTGGAACCCGACGGCCGCGCCGCGCGGACGACGCTCGTCACCCAGTTGTCCGACCACGAAGTGCTCTCCCGCGAGGAGGCGCTCTCCGACCTCACGCACTGCGCGCTCGAACACGCCTCCGCCGACAGCATCCGGGCGGCGGCGCGCGAACGCGCCGAGGTGTACGTCCCCGACCACGTCCCCCGCGAGGACCTCGTCCGGTCGGACCTGCGTGCGCTGTCGCTCCTGACCGCACCGACGGGAGCGCACATCGCCGGACCCGAGTTCGACCCGTTCTACGCCCACTCCGGCGGCTACGGCTACACGTGGTTCCGCGACGAGGCGGAGGTGTCGCGGTACCTCCTCGCCGCCGACGACCGGTTGGACCTCGAACTCACGGACCGGCTGGCGACGAGCGCGGAGTTCTTCTGTGACACGCAGTTGGCCGACGGGTCGTGGCCGCACCGCGCGTGGGCCGTCGACGGGTCGCTCGCGCCCGGGTGGGCGCACTCGCGCGTCGAGAACTCGAAGAAGCCCGAGTACCAGGCCGACCAGACGGCCAGCGTCGTCACCTTCCTCGCGAACGTCCTCGAACGCCGGGACCAGATGGACCCCGAACTCGTCGGCGAGATTCGGGACAGCATCGAACGCGGCGTCGACTGTCTCGACGGGAGCCTCGAGGACGACGGCCTCCCCGAGACGTGCCAGAACGCGTGGGAGAACATGGTCGGACGGTTCACCCACACCGCCGCGACGTTCCTGCAGGCGTACGCCACCGTCGCGCAAGCGCCCGTAACCGACTCGCTCGCCGACCACGCCGCCGAACAGGCGTCGGTGGTGTTCGAGGGCATCGACCGACTGTGGGACGACGAGTACGAGGTGTACGGCCTCCGGTTGCAGGGGGACTCGCTGGACTCCCGGCTCGACTCCGCCACGTTCTCGCTCGTGGACGCCTTCGCCGCGTACGACCGGCTGGAGAGCCTCTCTGAGACGGTGCTCGACCAGTTAGAGTCGCACATGGAGACGGCGCTGACGGACCTCTACCGCGAGACGGACGCGGTGGCGGGCCTCGTCCGCTTCGAGGACGACTGGTGGCGCGTGGCCGAACAGGACGAGCCGAAGATATGGTCGCTCTCGACGGCGTGGGGCGCGAACGCCGCCGCGACGCTGGCCGTCCTCCTCGACGACTACGGCCGGCCGAAGGAGGCCGACCTGTTCCTCGAAGAGGCGACCAAACTGTACGACCTGCTCCGACCCGACGGGCCGTTCACCACCGCGGGCGGCTACCTGACCGAGCAGGTGTTCGACGACGGCGGCGCTGACAGCGCGGCCCCCCTCGGCTGGTCGCACGCGATGCGCCTGCACGCCACCGCCCTCCTCGCCGAGTACGACGCCCTCCCCGCGCCGAAGCCCGCGCCCTCCGGTCCGGAGAGTCGCCCCCGGTGGACCACCGGCGAGAAGTACGGCGTCGGCACCGTCGCCGACCACACCGAGGAGGACGCCTCGCGGGTCTGGTTCACGCTCACCGAGGGCTCTCTGACCGAGGTACGGTTCCCCCGAGTGGACCTGATGAACCTCCGGACGCTCGACATGCTGGTGGTGGACGCCGACCCCGAGTCGACGTACACGGCGCGGACGCACAACGAGACGCGCCGCGACGACGCCGCCGACACCATCGAACGCCGCGCGGAGATGGTCGAGGACGACTCCCTCCTGTTCCGACACGTCATCACCGAGTCCGGCGACGGACGCGGCCACGAGTGGACGCTCACCGTCGAGTACGCGACGGACCCCGAACACGACGCGTTGCTCGCCGACGTGTCGTTCGAGGCGGAGGACGGTCACGAGTACGACGTGTTCGCCATGGCCGACACCGCCCTCGTGAACACGGGCGACAAGGACCGCGGCCTGCGCCTCGGGCAGATGGGGAGCTACCACCTCGTCGCCCGCGACGCCGGCGCGTACGACCAGGAGGGCGAGGTACGACCGCTCCTCATCGACGAGAACGGCGAGGAGTACAGCGTCGCCGTCGCCATGACCGCCGCCGGGCGGTTCGACTGGGCGACGGTGGGCGTCGCCGGCTCCGACCACCTCGCGGGGCTGTTCTCCGAGGGCGAACTGCCGAACGCGCAGGAGCGAGTCGACAACGAGAACGTCGTCCTCGTCGGACGCATCGGCAGCGGCGCGCGACTGAAGGAGACGCTGGCGCTCGGGTTCGCCGAACACGCCGACACCGCGGCCGCCCTCGGCGAGGCCGCTGGCGCGCTGACCCGCGGGTACGAGACGGTGCGCACGGGCTACGCCGACTCGTGGGCGAACTTCCTCGCGGACAAGGAACTGCCGACGTCGGTACAGGACGACGAGACGCTGGCGAACCAGTACCGCGCCTGTCTGATGTCGCTGCGCGCCGTCGAGGACAAGACGTTCCTCGGCGCGGGCATCGCCTCGCCGTCGGTGCCGTGGGGCGAGGCGGTCACCTCAGAGGAGCCGAAGGGGTACGGCTACAACTTCGTCTGGTCGCGCGACCTGTATCAGGTGTTCACCGTGTTCGACGCCGTCGGCGACGTGGAGACGGCCATCGACGCGCTGGAGTACATCTACGAGTACCAGCAGGACAAGCGCGGCTTCATCCCGCAGAACACCTACCTCAACGGTCGCACCCGCTGGGGCGGCGAGCAGATGGACAACATCTCGTTCCCCGCCGTGATGGCGTACACGCTCTCACAGCGCGGCGTCGACTTCGACGACGTGGGCTACGACTACGTGAACGTCAAGCGCTCGGCGGACTACGTGGCGCGGAACGGGCCGCCGACGGCCCAGGAGCGCTGGGAGGAGGAGGCGGGCTACTCGCCCTCGTCCATCGCCGCCGAAATCGCGGGGTTGGCCTCCGCCGCCGCCATCGCCATCGACGAGGGGCACGACGCGGACGCCCTCATCTGGTTGGCACTCGCCGACGACTGGACCGACAGCGTCGAGTCGTGGACGGCGACCCGGACGGGCACCGAACGGCACGACGAGACGCCCTACTACGTGCGCGTCACCCGCGACGGCGACCCGGACGCGGGCCACCTGCGCACGCTGGCGAACAACGGACCGACGCTCGACGAACGCGAAATCATCGACGGCGGGTTCCTCGAACTCGTCAGACTCGGAATCAAGCCCCCGAGCGACGAGGTGATGCAGAACTCCGTCACGGAGATGGACAACACCATCCGCGTCGACACGCCGTACGGCCCGGCGTTCTACCGCTACAACGGCGACGGCTACGGCGAACGCGAACGCGACGAGGAGGGTGCACCGTGGTCCATCGAGTCGAAGGGGAAGGGTCGGCTGTGGCCCATCTTCACCGGTGAACGCGGCGAGTTCGAACTGCTGAACGACACCGAGGAGGACGCCCTGCAACCGGAGAACCTCCTGCAGACGATGGCCGGGTTCGCCAACTCCGGGCGGATGCTGGCCGAACAGGTGTGGGACCGCGAGCACAGCACGGACTACAACTGGGAGTTCGGCGAGGGGACCGGCGCCGCGACGCCACTCGCGTGGTCGATGGCGCAGTTCGTCCGTCTCGCGCACGGCGTCGAGGCGGGCGAACCCGTCGAGACGCCCGAGTTCGTCCGTCGCCGCTACATCGAGACCGACCGTCCCGAATCGCCGAAACTGCAGGTGAGCACCCGCTTCATGGGCGACAACCTCGTCGTCTCCGGGCGGACGAACGCCGCCGTCGTCGCGGTGAAGACGCCGAGCGAGACGGCGCTGGTCGAACCCGAGGACGGGTCGTTCGAGGCCTCCCTCCGGATAGAACACGGCGAGAATCAGGTCACCGTCGCGGCTGCGACGGACGCGGACCTGACCGCCGCGGGGACGAGAGTCACCCGGTTCACGCTGTAA
- a CDS encoding SRPBCC family protein, which yields MATYTRRTRVAAPLSAVWEFHSNVSGLEALTPDWMGLDVVSVRGPDGELDPEVLEVGAKIRMSMRPFGVGPPQRWTSHIVARDADEHRAMFRDEMVGGPFQRWVHTHRFYADGDETLVEDHLEYELPGGAVGRALSPFGVVGFEPMFRQRHATTKQLLESVTHD from the coding sequence ATGGCCACGTACACACGCCGAACGCGGGTCGCCGCACCGCTCTCTGCGGTCTGGGAGTTCCACTCGAACGTGTCGGGACTGGAGGCGTTGACGCCCGACTGGATGGGTCTCGACGTCGTCTCCGTCCGCGGCCCGGACGGCGAACTCGACCCCGAGGTGCTGGAAGTCGGAGCGAAGATACGGATGTCGATGCGGCCGTTCGGCGTCGGCCCGCCGCAACGGTGGACGTCGCACATCGTCGCTCGCGACGCCGACGAACACAGGGCGATGTTCCGCGACGAGATGGTCGGCGGACCGTTCCAGCGGTGGGTCCACACGCACCGATTCTACGCCGACGGCGACGAGACGCTGGTCGAAGACCACCTGGAGTACGAACTCCCGGGCGGGGCCGTCGGCCGCGCACTGTCGCCGTTCGGCGTGGTCGGGTTCGAGCCGATGTTTCGACAGCGACACGCGACGACGAAGCAGTTGCTGGAGTCAGTTACCCACGACTGA
- the gghA gene encoding glucosylglycerol hydrolase, with product MTSDADPRLLDEPTDELLDWHRGVVADHDDPFEAAKRLTDRLGAHLDDEGRAEVGFWTPELAEAGVPADEVYLEVLTPPADVDPATTDAREVTFRRERVPLRREGEYHWGVVAGVRAGTRDRLGSLYHLTYRREGEWHVVTDPVAHSVPFGAFGPAELYDLERLDETRADREYFESLGTDDERVPTTEHDGLPRVDPAVSMLEIHPGTATESGSLAGLAEVYEEIARKQRAGEPLDLWERNFAGYDAIQVMPVEPLTENEETQAYWTVVEESDDELTAAVARPNMLNWGYDIVVSAFSAPNPAILESGRPDELVDFIAACHDLPRPIRVVFDVALGHADDRGAELLSDRYVLGPGMYGKHLDYTEPTARAVFLEMQKRKMDFGADGIRVDGAQDFTSYDEETGEMYHDDDFLAEMDAVTQEVAGTEYRPWMIYEDGRPWPREDWELASSYRALIEQHPHSFQWSPITFAHNTPALLTFWATKWWRVREVGEFGGNWLTGVANHDTVRRGTQIDPTVEFNQSPVNPYLGDDYPETLDAAYDNPATAMLFHCFLPGVPMDFVHANMRAPWGFVRDTDPEWNVKVVADESNFLFWQVRDEQFADPAHFRRVKDLGFDSVEELHSFMDALAGTVDATDYELDVMAAMLSAMDQPLGDDLSAADLEAYADAWMRDVYDFANLTHWHDDQSDARTAARLATREFRHDRPWLRDDLMDEDYFTYRHPTDGTVLYYGFRESPAHDEQLLFAANMEGVPVEVSPASLAADAADDENAPDIPTEGWEPALTAPNVAEDTAVELDNADAIVWRRAP from the coding sequence ATGACATCCGACGCCGACCCCCGACTCCTCGACGAACCGACCGACGAACTCCTCGACTGGCACCGCGGCGTCGTCGCCGACCACGACGACCCCTTCGAGGCGGCGAAACGACTCACCGACCGTCTGGGCGCCCACCTCGACGACGAGGGGCGCGCCGAAGTCGGCTTCTGGACGCCCGAACTCGCCGAGGCCGGCGTCCCGGCCGACGAGGTCTACCTCGAAGTGCTCACGCCCCCGGCGGACGTCGACCCCGCGACGACGGACGCCCGCGAGGTGACGTTCCGCCGCGAACGCGTCCCACTGCGCCGCGAGGGCGAGTACCACTGGGGCGTCGTCGCGGGCGTGCGAGCCGGTACCCGCGACCGCCTCGGGTCGCTGTACCACCTGACGTACCGCCGCGAGGGCGAGTGGCACGTCGTCACCGACCCCGTGGCCCACTCCGTCCCGTTCGGCGCGTTCGGCCCCGCGGAACTGTACGACCTCGAACGGTTGGACGAGACGCGCGCCGACAGGGAGTACTTCGAGTCGCTCGGCACCGACGACGAACGCGTCCCGACGACCGAACACGACGGTCTGCCGCGCGTCGACCCCGCGGTGAGCATGCTTGAGATTCACCCCGGCACCGCGACCGAGTCGGGGTCGCTCGCCGGACTCGCGGAGGTGTACGAGGAGATAGCCCGCAAACAGCGCGCGGGCGAACCGCTCGACTTGTGGGAGCGCAACTTCGCCGGCTACGACGCCATCCAGGTGATGCCGGTCGAACCGCTCACGGAGAACGAGGAGACGCAGGCGTACTGGACGGTGGTCGAAGAGTCCGACGACGAACTCACCGCCGCCGTCGCCCGCCCGAACATGCTGAACTGGGGGTACGACATCGTCGTCAGCGCGTTCTCCGCGCCGAACCCGGCCATCCTCGAGTCGGGCCGGCCGGACGAACTCGTGGACTTCATCGCGGCGTGCCACGACCTGCCGCGACCCATCCGCGTCGTCTTCGACGTGGCCCTCGGCCACGCGGACGACCGGGGGGCGGAACTACTCTCGGACCGCTACGTCCTCGGCCCGGGGATGTACGGCAAGCACCTCGACTACACCGAACCGACCGCCCGCGCCGTCTTTCTGGAGATGCAGAAGCGGAAGATGGACTTCGGCGCGGACGGCATCCGGGTGGACGGCGCGCAGGACTTCACCTCCTACGACGAGGAGACGGGCGAGATGTACCACGACGACGACTTCCTCGCGGAGATGGACGCCGTCACGCAGGAAGTCGCCGGCACCGAGTACCGCCCGTGGATGATATACGAGGACGGCCGGCCGTGGCCGCGCGAGGACTGGGAACTCGCCTCCTCCTACCGCGCCCTCATCGAGCAACACCCCCACTCGTTCCAGTGGTCGCCAATCACGTTCGCGCACAACACGCCCGCCCTCCTCACCTTCTGGGCGACGAAGTGGTGGCGCGTCCGCGAAGTCGGCGAGTTCGGCGGCAACTGGCTGACGGGCGTCGCCAACCACGACACCGTCCGCCGCGGGACGCAGATAGACCCGACGGTGGAGTTCAACCAGTCGCCGGTGAACCCCTACCTCGGCGACGACTACCCGGAGACGCTGGACGCGGCGTACGACAACCCCGCCACGGCGATGCTGTTCCACTGCTTCCTGCCGGGCGTGCCGATGGACTTCGTCCACGCCAACATGCGCGCGCCGTGGGGGTTCGTCCGCGACACCGACCCCGAGTGGAACGTGAAAGTCGTCGCCGACGAGTCGAACTTCCTGTTCTGGCAGGTGCGCGACGAGCAGTTCGCCGACCCCGCGCACTTCCGCCGCGTGAAGGACCTCGGCTTCGACTCCGTCGAGGAACTGCACTCGTTCATGGACGCCCTCGCGGGCACCGTCGACGCGACGGACTACGAACTCGACGTGATGGCCGCCATGCTGTCGGCGATGGACCAACCCCTCGGCGACGACCTGTCCGCCGCGGACCTCGAAGCCTACGCCGACGCGTGGATGCGCGACGTGTACGACTTCGCCAACCTCACGCACTGGCACGACGATCAGTCCGACGCGCGGACGGCGGCCCGACTGGCGACGCGGGAGTTCCGCCACGACCGACCGTGGCTTCGCGACGACCTGATGGACGAGGACTACTTCACCTACCGACACCCGACGGACGGCACCGTCCTCTACTACGGGTTCAGGGAGTCGCCAGCGCACGACGAGCAACTCCTGTTCGCCGCGAACATGGAGGGCGTCCCCGTCGAGGTGTCGCCGGCGTCGCTCGCGGCCGACGCCGCGGACGACGAGAACGCGCCCGACATCCCGACGGAGGGCTGGGAACCGGCCCTGACGGCGCCGAACGTCGCCGAGGACACCGCCGTCGAACTCGACAACGCCGACGCCATCGTGTGGCGGCGAGCGCCGTGA